The Salvelinus namaycush isolate Seneca chromosome 8, SaNama_1.0, whole genome shotgun sequence genome has a segment encoding these proteins:
- the LOC120051775 gene encoding protein PML-like isoform X2: MGAVSGDTVVFFDLETTGLDTSVCDIIQLSAISGERTFNVYSVPRCNMTDEASSVTGFTVRDHRTLLLHGRRVETIPLREALTSFISFLSSFHEPLLAAHNARRFDCPVLARALRKCSLMDEFQEVVSGFLDTFRISKEMFPSTRTGYSQKSLVRVFLKKTYEAHNALEDVKALQELYQKWSPSQELVRRHTFPL, encoded by the coding sequence ACACATCCGTGTGTGACATCATCCAGCTGTCGGCCATCAGCGGGGAGAGGACATTCAACGTGTACTCTGTTCCTCGTTGCAACATGACGGACGAGGCCTCCAGTGTCACAGGGTTCACCGTCAGGGACCACCGGACCCTGCTCCTACACGGTCGACGGGTGGAAACCATCCCCCTCAGGGAGGCCCTCACCTCCTTCATCTCCTTCCTCAGCTCCTTCCACGAGCCCCTGCTGGCGGCCCACAATGCCCGGCGCTTCGACTGTCCCGTGCTGGCCAGGGCTCTGAGGAAATGCTCCCTGATGGACGAGTTCCAGGAAGTAGTGTCTGGTTTCCTAGATACTTTCAGGATTAGTAAGGAGATGTTTCCATCCACACGGACCGGGTACTCTCAGAAGTCCTTGGTGAGGGTGTTCCTCAAGAAGACGTACGAGGCTCACAACGCCTTGGAGGATGTCAAGGCCCTGCAGGAGCTCTATCAAAAATGGAGTCCCAGCCAGGAACTGGTGCGCCGTCACACCTTCCCCCTGTAA